One Natator depressus isolate rNatDep1 chromosome 6, rNatDep2.hap1, whole genome shotgun sequence DNA window includes the following coding sequences:
- the TRMT5 gene encoding tRNA (guanine(37)-N(1))-methyltransferase isoform X1, which produces MRILWRLYGYSARLLKTKLFRTAASNTSFPEVWILLIQYFERVPGFFWVVQRNSFFTMPEILENKADLELYSPHPEVRGMTTLDRAAFKRTIVVPVLKVKKEVINKLLKSLKHTTLQRPGLKRVIDDPKDEDNRLVLLDPHKISAEYSLGEYEQEVLKQFNIDPHVSKYNLELTYDNFKTEEILRAVLPEGQDVTSGFSRIGHIAHLNLRDHQLPYKHLIGQVIIDKNPGITCTVNKINIIDNTYRNFQMEVLAGEANMITKTRENYITYEFDFSKVYWNSRLSTEHGRIIELLKPGDVLFDVFAGVGPFAIPAAKKKCSVFANDLNPESYKWLLHNCKLNKVDKKIKKFNMDGRDFLLGPVKEELTKELSLLTKERKNTLHIVMNLPALAIEFLDVFKHFLDGKPCSTDLLPTVHCYSFSKQDNPAKDVQERAEAFLGTSLEGRCSTHLVRNVAPNKEMMCISFQIPAEVLFKKQCTHEESPAEPASKRLRPNEDSPE; this is translated from the exons ATGAG GATTTTATGGAGATTATATGGATACTCTGCTAGGCTACTGAAAACTAAACTTTTTAGAACAGCTGCATCAAATACTTCATTTCCAGAAGTTTGGATACTGCTGATACAGTATTTTGAGAGAGTACCTGGATTTTTTTGGGTAGTTCAGAGAAACAGTTTCTTTACAATGCCTGAAATTCTAGAAAATAAAGCTGATCTTGAACTGTATTCACCTCATCCTGAAGTACGTGGAATGACAACACTTGATAGAGCAGCTTTCAAAAGGACAATTGTTGTTCCAGTTCTAAAAGTGAAAAAAGAAGTAATAAACAAATTGTTAAAATCCCTCAAACATACAACACTGCAGCGCCCAGGTCTGAAGCGAGTGATTGATGATCCAAAAGATGAAGACAATAGACTTGTTTTGTTGGATCCTCATAAAATATCAGCAGAATATTCACTGGGAGAATATGAACAAGAAGTATTAAAGCAGTTTAATATTGACCCTCACGTGTCCAAGTATAACTTGGAACTAACTTATGACAATTTCAAGACTGAGGAAATCTTACGAGCGGTGCTTCCTGAAGGTCAAGATGTCACCTCTGGATTTAGTAGGATTGGCCATATAGCTCACTTGAATCTTAGAGATCATCAGCTACCCTACAAACATCTGATTG GTCAGGTTATAATTGACAAGAATCCAGGAATCACCTGTACAGTAAATAAAATCAACATTATTGACAACACTTATCGaaattttcaaatggaagtgCTAGCGGGAGAGGCCAATATGATAACAAAG ACTAGAGAAAACTACATCACCTATGAATTTGACTTTTCTAAAGTCTATTGGAATTCCCGTCTAAGCACAGAACATGGCCGTATCATTGAACTTTTAAAGCCAGGTGATGTTCTATTTGATGTCTTTGCCGGAGTTGGGCCTTTTGCCATCCCAGCAGCAAAGAAAAAGTGCAGCGTATTTGCAAATGATCTCAACCCTGAATCCTACAAATGGCTTCTACACAACTGTAAATTAAACAAAgtggacaaaaaaataaaaaaattcaatatGGATGGTAGGGATTTTCTTCTGGGACCAGTTAAAGAAGAGCTAACCAAGGAACTGTCACTTCtgacaaaagaaaggaaaaacactCTGCACATAGTCATGAATTTGCCAGCTTTGGCTATTGAATTTCTAGATGTTTTCAAACATTTCTTAGACGGAAAGCCATGCAGCACTGACCTCCTTCCCACAGTGCACTGTTACAGCTTCTCAAAACAGGATAATCCTGCCAAAGATGTTCAAGAACGGGCTGAAGCTTTTTTGGGAACTTCTTTAGAGGGACGCTGTTCTACTCATCTGGTGAGAAATGTTGCACCAAATAAGGAAATGATGTGCATCAGTTTCCAGATCCCAGCTGAAGTGCTGTTCAAGAAGCAGTGTACTCATGAAG AGAGTCCTGCGGAACCAGCCTCTAAACGTCTGCGCCCAAATGAAGACTCTCCAGAATAA
- the TRMT5 gene encoding tRNA (guanine(37)-N(1))-methyltransferase isoform X2: MPEILENKADLELYSPHPEVRGMTTLDRAAFKRTIVVPVLKVKKEVINKLLKSLKHTTLQRPGLKRVIDDPKDEDNRLVLLDPHKISAEYSLGEYEQEVLKQFNIDPHVSKYNLELTYDNFKTEEILRAVLPEGQDVTSGFSRIGHIAHLNLRDHQLPYKHLIGQVIIDKNPGITCTVNKINIIDNTYRNFQMEVLAGEANMITKTRENYITYEFDFSKVYWNSRLSTEHGRIIELLKPGDVLFDVFAGVGPFAIPAAKKKCSVFANDLNPESYKWLLHNCKLNKVDKKIKKFNMDGRDFLLGPVKEELTKELSLLTKERKNTLHIVMNLPALAIEFLDVFKHFLDGKPCSTDLLPTVHCYSFSKQDNPAKDVQERAEAFLGTSLEGRCSTHLVRNVAPNKEMMCISFQIPAEVLFKKQCTHEESPAEPASKRLRPNEDSPE; encoded by the exons ATGCCTGAAATTCTAGAAAATAAAGCTGATCTTGAACTGTATTCACCTCATCCTGAAGTACGTGGAATGACAACACTTGATAGAGCAGCTTTCAAAAGGACAATTGTTGTTCCAGTTCTAAAAGTGAAAAAAGAAGTAATAAACAAATTGTTAAAATCCCTCAAACATACAACACTGCAGCGCCCAGGTCTGAAGCGAGTGATTGATGATCCAAAAGATGAAGACAATAGACTTGTTTTGTTGGATCCTCATAAAATATCAGCAGAATATTCACTGGGAGAATATGAACAAGAAGTATTAAAGCAGTTTAATATTGACCCTCACGTGTCCAAGTATAACTTGGAACTAACTTATGACAATTTCAAGACTGAGGAAATCTTACGAGCGGTGCTTCCTGAAGGTCAAGATGTCACCTCTGGATTTAGTAGGATTGGCCATATAGCTCACTTGAATCTTAGAGATCATCAGCTACCCTACAAACATCTGATTG GTCAGGTTATAATTGACAAGAATCCAGGAATCACCTGTACAGTAAATAAAATCAACATTATTGACAACACTTATCGaaattttcaaatggaagtgCTAGCGGGAGAGGCCAATATGATAACAAAG ACTAGAGAAAACTACATCACCTATGAATTTGACTTTTCTAAAGTCTATTGGAATTCCCGTCTAAGCACAGAACATGGCCGTATCATTGAACTTTTAAAGCCAGGTGATGTTCTATTTGATGTCTTTGCCGGAGTTGGGCCTTTTGCCATCCCAGCAGCAAAGAAAAAGTGCAGCGTATTTGCAAATGATCTCAACCCTGAATCCTACAAATGGCTTCTACACAACTGTAAATTAAACAAAgtggacaaaaaaataaaaaaattcaatatGGATGGTAGGGATTTTCTTCTGGGACCAGTTAAAGAAGAGCTAACCAAGGAACTGTCACTTCtgacaaaagaaaggaaaaacactCTGCACATAGTCATGAATTTGCCAGCTTTGGCTATTGAATTTCTAGATGTTTTCAAACATTTCTTAGACGGAAAGCCATGCAGCACTGACCTCCTTCCCACAGTGCACTGTTACAGCTTCTCAAAACAGGATAATCCTGCCAAAGATGTTCAAGAACGGGCTGAAGCTTTTTTGGGAACTTCTTTAGAGGGACGCTGTTCTACTCATCTGGTGAGAAATGTTGCACCAAATAAGGAAATGATGTGCATCAGTTTCCAGATCCCAGCTGAAGTGCTGTTCAAGAAGCAGTGTACTCATGAAG AGAGTCCTGCGGAACCAGCCTCTAAACGTCTGCGCCCAAATGAAGACTCTCCAGAATAA